The following proteins are encoded in a genomic region of Pirellulales bacterium:
- a CDS encoding carbon storage regulator has protein sequence MLILSRKPGDSILIDGGIRLTVLEVRGRTIRLGIEAPKHVAVQREELVGPGHGARGQGQALSGHCAQPLADHTAAALRRSA, from the coding sequence ATGCTGATCCTGTCTCGCAAGCCCGGCGATTCAATTCTGATCGACGGTGGAATCCGTCTGACCGTGCTCGAGGTCCGTGGCCGAACGATTCGCCTGGGCATTGAAGCGCCAAAGCACGTAGCCGTGCAGCGCGAGGAGCTCGTCGGTCCGGGGCATGGAGCGCGTGGCCAGGGGCAGGCCCTGTCCGGACATTGCGCGCAACCGTTGGCCGACCATACGGCCGCTGCGTTGCGGCGCTCGGCCTGA